The following coding sequences are from one Gemmatimonadaceae bacterium window:
- a CDS encoding response regulator transcription factor, producing the protein MTSSRMPNRHSSAAPTVDAGTRLSVLIIDDEAKIRAAVRDALSSDHVEMLDAESGATGLSRAESRRPDLVLVDLGLPDMEGLEVVRALRRWSTAPIIVLTARHAEDEKVALLDAGADDYVTKPFSLAELRARVRAQLRRARMPRVPGGDAPVQVGGGALEIDLARRVVTRRTTGEVIHLTPTEWSLLEMLVRHADRPVTHRQLYHAVWGDTYGDTAHYLRVYVAHLRRKLERDPYEPSFILTEPGVGYRLTRDVVRDDA; encoded by the coding sequence ATGACCTCGTCCAGAATGCCTAACCGCCACAGCAGCGCCGCTCCGACGGTGGACGCCGGCACTCGGCTCTCGGTGTTGATCATCGACGATGAAGCAAAGATCCGCGCGGCGGTGCGCGACGCGCTCTCGTCGGATCATGTCGAGATGCTCGATGCCGAATCGGGCGCGACGGGTTTGTCGCGCGCGGAGTCGCGGCGTCCCGATCTCGTGCTCGTCGACCTCGGGTTGCCCGACATGGAGGGGCTCGAGGTGGTGCGCGCCCTGAGGAGGTGGTCGACCGCGCCGATCATCGTTCTCACGGCGCGTCATGCCGAAGACGAGAAGGTAGCGCTGCTCGATGCGGGGGCTGACGACTACGTGACGAAGCCGTTCAGTCTCGCCGAGCTTCGTGCGCGCGTGCGGGCGCAGCTACGCCGCGCGCGCATGCCGCGCGTGCCGGGCGGCGATGCGCCGGTTCAGGTGGGCGGCGGCGCTCTCGAGATCGATCTCGCCCGGCGCGTGGTCACCCGGCGCACGACGGGCGAGGTGATACATCTCACGCCGACCGAGTGGTCGCTGCTCGAGATGCTCGTGCGCCACGCGGACCGGCCGGTGACGCACCGCCAGCTGTACCACGCGGTGTGGGGCGACACGTACGGCGACACGGCGCACTATCTGCGCGTGTACGTCGCGCATCTGCGGCGCAAGCTCGAGCGCGATCCGTACGAGCCGTCGTTCATCCTCACCGAGCCCGGGGTCGGGTACCGCCTGACGCGGGACGTCGTGCGCGATGATGCCTAA